Proteins encoded by one window of Gouania willdenowi chromosome 4, fGouWil2.1, whole genome shotgun sequence:
- the LOC114461635 gene encoding interferon regulatory factor 4-like — MEAHMHHGGPDNSGNLGNGKLRRWLIEQVDCGKYPGLVWDNESKTEFRIPWKHAGKQDYNQDEDAALFKAWALFKGKHRDGIDKPDPPTWKTRLRCALNKSNDFQELQEKNQLDISEPFKVYRLLPGGGARKRPRLEQSHSSSSAASPQSSDCSWRDFSVDQDQDQDQDQDQVFTHSPPPAPSWQRANTETGYEVRASFYSYPPSDPQNFSVENSFRSAEAPPPPPPPDCRLHVSVYLHGVLLREVTTSAPEGCHIKPGHTGSAGGPEVIPLPTEGGAMGQSLDGGVLLWMGVDGLYGRRLCEGRVFCGGGTERVRELQRDVTCKLLPLQDYLSEIQSFGFLSGTPPSFRLFLSFEEECLDQRRSLIVQVEPLFSRQLQFYAPQTTFYPIYEFQGLTDHMNVCEEEYQRTILDPHRLHQ, encoded by the exons TTGAACAGGTGGATTGTGGGAAATATCCCGGGCTGGTCTGGGATAACGAAAGTAAGACAGAGTTCAGGATACCATGGAAACACGCGGGAAAACAGGATTACAACCAGGATGAGGACGCAGCGCTCTTCAAG GCCTGGGCACTGTTTAAAGGAAAACATCGGGACGGTATCGACAAACCAGACCCCCCCACATGGAAGACGCGTCTCCGCTGCGCACTCAACAAAAGCAACGACTTTCAGGAGCTGCAGGAGAAAAATCAGCTGGACATATCAGAGCCCTTCAAAGTCTACCGCCTCCTGCCAGGGGGAGGAGCCAGGAAac GACCCAGACTGGAGCAGAgtcactcctcctcctctgcagcATCTCCTCAG AGCTCCGACTGCAGCTGGAGGGACTTCAGtgtggatcaggatcaggatcaggatcaggatcaggatcaggtcTTCACAcactctcctcctcctgctccgtCCTGGCAGAGAGCCAACACAGAAACAG GATATGAGGTCAGAGCCTCCTTCTACTCCTACCCTCCCTCTGATCCTCAGAACTTCTCAGTGGAAAACAGTTTCAGGTCAGCAgaggctccgcctcctcctcctcctccag ACTGTCGCCTCCACGTGTCCGTGTATCTTCATGGCGTCCTGCTGAGGGAGGTCACCACCTCGGCCCCTGAAGGCTGCCACATCAAGCCGGGGCACACCGGGTCAGCCGGGGGCCCCGAGGTGATTCCCCTGCCCACAGAGGGCGGAGCAATGGGGCAGAGCCTGGATGGAGGCGTGCTGTTGTGGATGGGCGTCGACGGGCTATATGGCCGGAGGCTGTGTGAGGGCCGCGTGTTCTGTGGGGGGGGCACGGAGAGGGTGAGGGAGCTGCAGAGAGATGTCACCTGtaagctcctcccccttcaGGACTACCTGTCAG AGATCCAGAGCTTCGGATTCCTCAGTGGAACGCCGCCGAGTTTCCGTCTGTTTCTGAGCTTCGAGGAAGAATGTTTGGACCAGAGACGGAGTCTGATCGTCCAG GTGGAGCCGCTGTTTTCCAGGCAGCTCCAGTTTTACGCCCCACAGACGACTTTTTATCCCATCTACGAGTTCCAGGGACTCACAGATCACATGAACGTGTGTGAGGAGGAATACCAGAGGACCATCCTGGATCCACACAGACTGCAccagtga